One genomic segment of Chitinophaga sancti includes these proteins:
- a CDS encoding ABC transporter ATP-binding protein, with product MIRFTNIYKRFGRLQALDNINLFFEEGKSIALIGPNGSGKTTLIKSLLGMVVPDKGDIAFKGASVSGSCEYRGNIGYMPQVSSYPENMTIAQVVDMMKDIRQFTTLDEDLVHAFKLPQLANKRMRTLSGGTRQKVSACLAFLFNPEVLVLDEPTAGLDPVASGILQDKILQETRNGKLVLITSHILSELDDLVDEVAYLQDGKVQFHKQVAELQAETGEQKLVRAMARVMENEGL from the coding sequence ATGATTCGTTTTACAAATATATACAAACGATTTGGCCGGCTGCAGGCATTGGATAATATCAATCTTTTTTTTGAAGAAGGAAAGAGTATTGCTTTGATAGGACCTAATGGTAGTGGGAAGACTACATTGATCAAGAGTCTGTTGGGAATGGTGGTGCCTGATAAAGGAGATATTGCTTTTAAAGGAGCTTCCGTATCAGGTAGTTGTGAATACAGGGGCAATATTGGTTATATGCCGCAGGTAAGCAGTTATCCTGAGAATATGACTATTGCACAGGTGGTGGACATGATGAAGGATATCAGGCAGTTTACAACGCTGGATGAAGACCTGGTACATGCCTTTAAATTGCCACAGCTGGCTAATAAGCGCATGCGGACATTATCTGGTGGTACAAGGCAGAAGGTAAGTGCTTGCCTGGCGTTTTTATTCAATCCGGAAGTGTTGGTGCTGGATGAACCTACAGCAGGATTGGACCCGGTAGCATCAGGGATTTTGCAGGACAAGATCCTGCAGGAGACGAGGAATGGAAAGCTGGTGTTGATCACTTCACATATCTTGTCCGAACTGGATGATCTGGTAGATGAGGTGGCGTATCTGCAGGATGGTAAAGTACAGTTTCATAAGCAGGTGGCAGAGCTGCAGGCGGAGACAGGGGAGCAAAAGTTAGTACGCGCAATGGCACGTGTCATGGAAAATGAAGGACTATGA
- the hypD gene encoding hydrogenase formation protein HypD, producing MKYISEYRDPQLVKKYLHELYRVTTRPWTLMEICGGQTHSLVKNGLLDMLPPQINMVHGPGCPVCVTSVSVLDEALWLAQLPDVIFCSFGDMLRVPGSSQSLLHAKAAGADVRILYSPLEAVQLAIDNPSKEVVFFAVGFETTAPANALSVVQAAARGVANYSILSSHVLVPPAMEAILGDPSNVIDGFLAAGHVCTIMGTTAYDPIALKYKVPIVVTGFEPADLLQGILMTVSQLEKGTYKVENQYARMVAREGNAMAMKAIHEVFDVSNRMWRGIGDIPDSGYEVKDAYKQYNARLKFNIHLPVRKEDPDCISGDIMRGHKKPVQCPAFGGRCRPEHPLGAPMVSSEGACAAYYQYKSSVCS from the coding sequence ATGAAATACATCAGTGAATATCGCGATCCACAGCTGGTAAAAAAATATCTGCATGAATTGTACCGTGTCACAACACGGCCATGGACACTGATGGAAATCTGTGGAGGACAAACGCATAGTCTGGTGAAGAATGGTCTGCTCGATATGTTGCCGCCCCAGATCAATATGGTGCATGGTCCGGGTTGTCCGGTATGTGTAACGAGTGTAAGCGTACTGGATGAGGCATTGTGGCTGGCACAGCTACCGGATGTGATCTTTTGTTCATTTGGAGATATGTTGAGAGTGCCGGGATCATCGCAGAGTTTACTGCATGCAAAGGCAGCGGGGGCAGATGTCCGGATCTTGTATTCTCCTTTAGAGGCGGTGCAGCTGGCAATTGATAACCCTTCAAAGGAAGTGGTGTTTTTTGCAGTAGGTTTTGAAACGACAGCACCTGCGAATGCGCTTTCAGTAGTGCAGGCAGCGGCAAGGGGTGTTGCTAATTATAGCATCCTCTCTTCGCATGTATTGGTGCCGCCTGCGATGGAAGCGATATTAGGTGATCCATCTAATGTAATAGATGGTTTTCTGGCCGCAGGACATGTATGTACCATTATGGGTACAACAGCGTACGATCCGATTGCATTGAAATATAAAGTACCTATTGTAGTGACAGGGTTTGAACCGGCAGATTTGCTGCAGGGGATATTGATGACGGTATCACAGTTGGAGAAAGGTACATACAAAGTAGAAAATCAGTATGCACGCATGGTGGCCCGTGAAGGAAATGCGATGGCGATGAAGGCGATCCATGAAGTGTTTGATGTAAGCAATAGAATGTGGAGAGGGATAGGAGACATTCCAGATAGTGGGTATGAAGTGAAGGACGCTTACAAACAGTATAATGCAAGGTTAAAGTTTAATATACACTTGCCTGTAAGAAAGGAAGACCCTGATTGTATTAGTGGTGATATAATGCGGGGACATAAAAAACCGGTTCAATGTCCTGCCTTTGGAGGCAGGTGCAGACCAGAGCATCCTTTAGGGGCGCCGATGGTGAGCAGCGAGGGGGCATGTGCCGCTTATTACCAATATAAAAGTTCAGTATGCAGTTAA
- a CDS encoding ABC transporter permease subunit: MKKIIKYVVLDILRNRILVSYTVLLLVVSMLLLCLTDNSTKALLSLLNIVLIVLPLVSIIFSTIYYYNASAFIELLVCQPLRRTKILLSVYIGLALSLLIAFVVGVGVPLMIFDGSMTAVLLILVGMALTVIFSALAILGSVIMRDKARGIGVAILAWFYFSLLYDGLVLFLLFQFSDYPLEKPAVVMGALNPIDLGRIIVLLRLDSAAMMGYTGAVFASFFGSVGGMLTGFTLLLLWMGWPLCWALRRFNRKDL; this comes from the coding sequence ATGAAAAAGATTATTAAATACGTAGTACTGGACATCTTACGCAACAGGATATTGGTAAGCTATACAGTACTGCTATTGGTCGTGTCAATGTTATTACTTTGTCTCACAGACAACAGCACAAAAGCATTACTGAGTTTATTGAATATCGTGCTGATTGTATTGCCGCTGGTGAGTATTATTTTTTCAACGATCTATTATTACAATGCATCGGCGTTTATCGAGTTGCTGGTTTGTCAGCCGTTGCGAAGAACGAAGATATTATTAAGTGTCTATATCGGGTTAGCATTGTCATTGCTGATAGCATTTGTAGTAGGAGTGGGTGTACCGTTGATGATCTTTGACGGGAGTATGACGGCGGTATTGTTGATATTAGTAGGTATGGCGCTGACAGTGATCTTTTCTGCGCTGGCCATTTTAGGATCTGTGATCATGCGTGACAAGGCGAGAGGCATTGGGGTAGCGATACTGGCGTGGTTTTATTTCTCCTTGTTGTATGATGGATTGGTGCTTTTTCTCTTATTTCAGTTCAGCGACTATCCGTTGGAGAAACCGGCCGTTGTGATGGGGGCATTGAACCCGATAGATCTGGGTAGAATTATAGTTTTATTAAGATTGGATAGTGCTGCGATGATGGGGTATACAGGCGCGGTGTTTGCCTCATTTTTCGGAAGCGTGGGTGGTATGCTCACGGGTTTTACACTCTTGTTATTATGGATGGGATGGCCGTTATGCTGGGCGCTGCGGCGATTTAATAGAAAAGACTTGTAA
- a CDS encoding AraC family transcriptional regulator: MIFEFNSHERIGALRAFVKATGSTIIAKGHIVLPPSLGNGYMKGFDFGPNLRMMLHHYELKEELVYRRSRMGESPDTLTLAFHNTQPRKGDIRLLPAVQLPSPNLPMEVIFPANTLITTIMISIEGELLKELLNNHSLLQQPSYLYEEIISPEIQNVAAHIITPQAPAALLNFYLRLKAEELIYLFFVDLQKRQHTTSYALNGEDVKIIYRVRNEIIKDLSITPDVKALALQAGMSESKIQRLFKQIFGDSIYNYYQALRMKEAAYLIKEQQLSVSETGYKLGFSNLSHFTRLFEKHIGMKPKKYSYTN; this comes from the coding sequence ATGATCTTCGAATTCAATTCTCATGAACGCATTGGCGCCCTGCGCGCCTTTGTGAAAGCTACCGGCAGCACTATCATAGCCAAAGGCCATATCGTGCTCCCTCCTTCCCTGGGCAATGGTTATATGAAAGGCTTTGACTTCGGCCCCAACCTCCGTATGATGCTCCATCATTACGAACTCAAAGAAGAACTGGTTTATAGAAGAAGCCGTATGGGAGAATCACCCGATACCCTCACCCTCGCCTTCCATAACACCCAACCCCGCAAAGGAGACATCCGCCTCCTCCCCGCCGTTCAGCTACCATCTCCCAACCTTCCCATGGAAGTCATTTTTCCCGCCAATACCCTCATCACTACCATCATGATCTCTATCGAAGGGGAACTACTGAAGGAATTGCTAAATAATCATTCTCTCTTACAACAACCCTCATACCTCTATGAAGAGATCATTTCTCCTGAGATTCAAAATGTAGCTGCCCACATTATTACTCCCCAGGCGCCTGCAGCATTATTAAATTTCTACCTCCGCCTCAAAGCTGAAGAGTTGATATACCTTTTCTTTGTAGATTTACAAAAACGGCAACACACCACTTCTTACGCACTGAATGGAGAAGATGTAAAAATCATTTATCGTGTAAGAAATGAAATTATAAAAGACCTGAGTATTACACCCGATGTCAAAGCACTGGCACTACAAGCCGGTATGAGTGAAAGTAAGATCCAACGGTTATTTAAACAGATCTTTGGGGATAGTATCTACAATTATTACCAGGCGCTGAGAATGAAGGAAGCTGCGTACCTGATTAAAGAACAACAACTATCAGTGTCGGAAACGGGGTACAAATTAGGATTTAGTAATCTCAGCCACTTTACAAGATTGTTTGAAAAACATATAGGGATGAAACCCAAGAAATACTCCTACACGAACTAA
- a CDS encoding cytochrome c, with the protein MKKYVYTAVLLGLTWACSNNSQPPKEESPAPVVEDNSLAGSNSASAYDSTKGAGKFTNVALSATLDQKMIAAGKTVYEVKCAACHKLTDEKLVGPGWKGVTKKKSAEWIMNFVTNTDEMIDKDPHAQAMLAVCMVRMPNQHLTDEETRNVFEFMRNNDSSK; encoded by the coding sequence ATGAAAAAGTACGTTTACACAGCAGTGCTCCTGGGGCTGACCTGGGCCTGCTCAAATAACAGCCAACCTCCCAAAGAGGAATCCCCGGCACCTGTAGTTGAAGACAATAGTCTTGCGGGGTCCAATTCTGCATCAGCGTACGATTCCACCAAAGGGGCAGGGAAATTTACGAATGTAGCCCTCAGTGCCACATTAGATCAGAAAATGATTGCCGCAGGCAAAACCGTGTACGAAGTAAAATGCGCCGCCTGCCATAAGCTAACCGACGAAAAGCTGGTGGGACCCGGCTGGAAAGGTGTTACGAAGAAAAAATCCGCTGAATGGATCATGAACTTCGTCACCAACACTGACGAGATGATCGACAAAGATCCTCATGCACAGGCTATGCTGGCAGTTTGCATGGTTCGCATGCCCAACCAGCACCTGACTGATGAGGAAACAAGAAACGTATTTGAATTTATGCGTAACAATGATTCATCTAAATAG
- the nosZ gene encoding Sec-dependent nitrous-oxide reductase: protein MRLCSIAVLIIALASCKPRNEAGAINAGAAEKVYVAPGKYDEFYNFVSGGFNGQVSVYGIPSGRLLKIIPVFSVMPENGYGYSEETKPMLETSHGSLPWDDQHHLELSQKDGTPDGRWLFANANNTPRVARINLATFKTEEILELPNSAGNHSSPFCTENTEYIVAGTRFSVPIGDNQDVPIADYKKSFNGTVSFIKIDSSNGRMSLAFQLLTPAINFDLSHAGKGPSHDWFFFSCYNVEQAHTLLEVNASQRDKDFIMAVNWKKAEEFIRKNKGTLKNSRYAHNVYNETTHNATSTIETKVLTLDPSQLNDFVYFIPCPKSPHGVDIDPSGEYIVGSGKLAALIPVFSFTKLMTAIEKKDFDGDYQGIPVVKYESALYGEVQKPGLGPLHTEFDGKGNAYTSFFVSSEVVKWSLKDLKVLDRKPTYYSVGHLCIPGGDTKHPFGKYLIAYNKITKDRYLPTGPELAQSAQLYDISGDKMELLLDFPTVGEPHYAQALPADLIKNNSVKYFKIEENKHPYVTKGEKEAKVVREGNKVHVYITSIRSHFTPDNIEGVRVGDEVYFHVTNLEQDWDIPHGFAVKGAANAEILIMPGETCTLKWVPDAEGVYPIYCTDFCSALHQEMQGYVRVSKAGANTPLKYGTNLPDSAVAKN, encoded by the coding sequence ATGCGGTTATGTTCAATAGCGGTGCTTATCATAGCACTCGCATCCTGTAAACCACGTAATGAAGCCGGCGCTATCAATGCAGGTGCTGCTGAAAAGGTTTACGTTGCACCGGGTAAATACGACGAGTTCTACAACTTCGTTTCCGGTGGTTTTAATGGTCAGGTGTCTGTTTATGGTATTCCTTCAGGCCGTTTGCTCAAGATTATCCCTGTATTCTCTGTAATGCCTGAAAATGGCTATGGATACAGCGAAGAAACTAAACCTATGCTGGAAACCTCTCACGGTTCTCTGCCTTGGGATGACCAACATCACCTGGAACTGTCTCAGAAAGATGGTACCCCCGATGGTCGCTGGCTCTTCGCTAATGCCAACAACACGCCTAGGGTAGCACGTATCAACCTCGCTACATTCAAAACAGAAGAGATCCTCGAACTGCCTAACAGCGCCGGTAACCACTCTTCTCCTTTCTGTACAGAAAACACCGAATACATAGTAGCAGGTACCCGTTTCAGCGTTCCTATTGGTGACAATCAGGACGTTCCTATCGCTGATTACAAGAAGTCCTTCAACGGTACAGTGAGCTTTATCAAAATTGATTCCAGCAATGGCCGTATGTCTCTGGCTTTCCAGTTGCTGACCCCTGCTATCAACTTTGACCTGAGCCATGCCGGTAAAGGCCCAAGCCATGACTGGTTCTTCTTCTCCTGCTACAATGTAGAACAGGCACATACCCTGCTTGAAGTCAACGCTTCTCAGCGTGATAAGGATTTCATCATGGCGGTGAACTGGAAGAAAGCGGAAGAATTCATCCGTAAAAACAAAGGTACATTGAAGAATTCCCGTTATGCACACAACGTATATAATGAAACCACTCACAATGCTACTTCTACTATCGAAACAAAGGTGCTGACACTGGATCCATCTCAACTTAATGATTTCGTGTACTTCATTCCCTGTCCTAAATCTCCACATGGCGTTGACATCGACCCAAGTGGTGAATATATCGTAGGTAGTGGTAAATTGGCTGCACTCATTCCTGTATTCTCTTTCACTAAGCTGATGACGGCAATTGAGAAGAAAGATTTTGATGGCGACTACCAGGGTATCCCTGTTGTTAAATACGAATCCGCCCTGTACGGTGAAGTACAGAAACCTGGCCTTGGTCCATTACACACTGAGTTCGACGGAAAGGGTAATGCGTATACTTCCTTCTTCGTTTCTTCCGAAGTGGTGAAATGGAGTCTCAAAGACCTGAAAGTACTTGACAGAAAACCTACTTACTATTCTGTAGGTCACCTGTGTATTCCAGGTGGTGATACCAAACATCCTTTTGGTAAATACCTGATTGCATATAACAAGATCACAAAAGACCGTTACCTGCCTACGGGTCCTGAGCTGGCTCAAAGTGCACAGTTGTACGACATCTCAGGCGATAAGATGGAACTGTTGCTGGACTTCCCTACCGTTGGTGAACCTCACTATGCACAGGCGCTTCCTGCTGACCTGATTAAGAATAACTCTGTGAAGTATTTCAAGATCGAGGAAAACAAACATCCTTATGTCACTAAGGGTGAGAAAGAAGCCAAGGTAGTTCGTGAAGGTAACAAGGTACATGTGTATATCACTTCTATCCGTTCCCACTTTACGCCTGATAACATCGAAGGTGTACGTGTTGGTGATGAAGTATATTTCCATGTTACTAACCTGGAACAGGATTGGGATATTCCACATGGCTTTGCTGTGAAAGGCGCTGCAAATGCAGAGATCCTGATCATGCCTGGCGAAACCTGTACACTGAAGTGGGTACCAGATGCAGAAGGTGTTTATCCTATTTACTGTACTGACTTCTGTAGCGCGCTGCATCAGGAAATGCAGGGTTATGTAAGAGTATCTAAAGCTGGTGCAAATACACCGCTCAAGTACGGTACTAACCTGCCTGATAGTGCAGTAGCGAAAAACTAA
- a CDS encoding nitrous oxide reductase family maturation protein NosD: MERAISIIILWLLPLQAWAGVLTVKGSVKETLQRAVAGDTVVVPAGVYYEKGLVIDKAIYLKGINKPVLDGENKYEVILILSSHVTVDGFVIRHSGFSDWKDLAGIKLGNVRHVTIKNNVLEETFFGIYCQQSDSCTIQNNTLRSNASQRIQSGNGIHCWHCDGMQLVGNVITQHRDGIYFEFVTNSLIKGNHSFKNVRYGLHFMFSHNDHYEDNIFDHNEAGVSVMFSHGVDMKRNTFAGNQGGGAYGILLKEITDSKMEKSHFEDNTVGIYMEGTTRVQVMDNVFKANGWAMKVQASCSENRITRNNFVGNTFDVATNGSLVLNNFDNNYWDKYEGYDLNRDGKGDVPYHPVSLYAMVADKNPAVMMLFHSFMVSLLDRTEKVMPGITPVNLVDRAPIMKPLSL; encoded by the coding sequence ATGGAAAGAGCTATATCGATAATAATTTTGTGGTTGTTGCCTTTACAGGCATGGGCCGGGGTATTGACGGTGAAAGGATCTGTAAAAGAAACCTTGCAGCGGGCAGTGGCAGGCGATACAGTCGTAGTACCCGCAGGCGTTTACTACGAGAAAGGGCTGGTGATTGATAAAGCCATTTATCTGAAAGGGATCAACAAGCCTGTACTGGATGGAGAGAATAAATATGAAGTGATATTAATACTGTCCAGTCATGTAACGGTAGATGGATTTGTGATCAGGCATTCCGGTTTTTCTGACTGGAAAGACCTGGCAGGAATTAAACTGGGCAATGTGCGGCATGTGACGATCAAAAACAATGTACTGGAAGAAACATTCTTTGGCATTTACTGCCAGCAGTCTGATAGCTGTACCATACAAAACAATACCCTGCGTTCCAACGCGAGTCAGCGTATTCAATCCGGCAACGGTATTCACTGCTGGCACTGCGATGGTATGCAACTGGTAGGGAATGTAATTACGCAGCACAGAGACGGTATCTACTTTGAGTTTGTAACGAATTCACTGATCAAAGGGAATCATAGTTTTAAAAATGTGCGGTATGGTTTGCACTTTATGTTTTCGCACAATGACCACTATGAAGACAATATTTTTGATCACAACGAGGCGGGCGTATCTGTGATGTTTTCACATGGTGTGGATATGAAGCGGAATACATTCGCTGGCAACCAGGGTGGTGGTGCGTACGGGATATTGCTGAAAGAGATTACGGACAGCAAAATGGAGAAGAGCCACTTTGAAGACAATACGGTTGGAATTTATATGGAAGGTACCACGAGAGTGCAGGTGATGGACAATGTGTTTAAGGCAAATGGCTGGGCTATGAAGGTGCAGGCAAGTTGTTCTGAGAACAGGATCACCCGCAATAACTTTGTCGGCAACACATTCGATGTAGCAACGAATGGCTCGCTGGTACTAAACAATTTTGATAATAATTACTGGGACAAATATGAAGGGTATGATCTGAACAGAGATGGAAAAGGAGACGTGCCTTATCACCCGGTGAGTTTGTATGCAATGGTGGCAGATAAGAACCCGGCTGTGATGATGTTGTTTCACAGTTTCATGGTGAGTTTGCTGGACCGGACGGAAAAAGTAATGCCGGGTATCACGCCTGTGAACCTGGTGGATCGTGCACCGATTATGAAACCCCTTTCGTTATGA
- the hypE gene encoding hydrogenase expression/formation protein HypE, whose translation MQLTCPLPSSGVGEIITLGHGSGGLMTHQLLQTEVFDLLQNDWLDQQHDGATFSLNGKVAFSTDSYVVSPLFFPGGNIGDLAINGTVNDLAMCGAMARYLSLSFIIEEGLEISLFREVLQHIKAAAQAAGVAIVTGDTKVVERGKGDQLFVNTSGIGHIHPRAAIHHNRIVPGDVVIVSGEIATHGMAIMSVRKGLEFETEVCSDTRPLHEMVGKLLDCFGEQIKFLRDPTRGGLASVLNEMTEATKLGVMMNEDSLPVNEQVAAACEMLGLDPLYVANEGIMVAIVSEAVAPTLLGVLRGMKGGEQAAIIGTVTKEHAGKVVLQSRIGGHRVVNFLPGEQLPRIC comes from the coding sequence ATGCAGTTAACTTGTCCTTTACCTTCTTCTGGTGTTGGTGAAATCATTACCCTGGGTCATGGTAGTGGTGGATTGATGACACATCAGTTGTTACAAACAGAGGTGTTTGATTTATTACAAAATGACTGGCTGGATCAGCAGCATGATGGGGCTACTTTTTCATTGAATGGAAAGGTGGCTTTTAGTACAGATAGTTATGTAGTGTCTCCTTTATTTTTCCCTGGTGGGAATATTGGGGATCTGGCTATCAATGGTACGGTCAATGATCTGGCGATGTGTGGGGCGATGGCGCGGTATCTGTCATTGTCATTTATCATCGAAGAGGGGTTGGAGATCTCTTTATTCAGAGAGGTGTTGCAGCATATTAAGGCGGCAGCACAGGCAGCGGGAGTGGCGATAGTGACAGGCGATACGAAGGTGGTGGAGAGAGGAAAGGGAGATCAGTTGTTTGTAAATACATCGGGCATTGGACATATACATCCGAGGGCGGCTATTCATCATAACAGGATTGTGCCGGGTGATGTGGTGATCGTGAGTGGGGAGATTGCGACGCATGGGATGGCGATTATGAGTGTAAGGAAGGGATTGGAGTTTGAGACGGAGGTGTGTAGTGATACAAGGCCATTGCATGAGATGGTGGGAAAGTTGTTGGATTGTTTTGGCGAGCAGATAAAGTTTTTGCGGGATCCGACAAGGGGTGGATTGGCGTCAGTGTTGAATGAAATGACAGAGGCGACGAAGCTGGGCGTGATGATGAATGAGGATAGTTTGCCAGTGAATGAGCAGGTGGCGGCGGCTTGTGAGATGTTGGGGTTGGATCCGTTGTATGTGGCGAATGAGGGGATCATGGTAGCGATCGTAAGTGAGGCGGTGGCGCCCACATTGTTGGGGGTATTGAGAGGGATGAAGGGAGGAGAGCAGGCGGCGATCATTGGAACGGTGACGAAGGAACATGCGGGGAAGGTGGTGTTGCAGAGTAGGATAGGTGGGCATAGGGTGGTGAATTTTTTGCCGGGTGAGCAGTTGCCGAGGATTTGCTAG
- a CDS encoding NAD(P)/FAD-dependent oxidoreductase yields MKKIAIVGGGPGGLTLARLLQVKGVSSVKVYERDINKDARVQGATLDLHEESGLAALREAGLIPAFMANYRPGADKIRILDKDANIIVDEHAGEKEENRPEIDRGPLRKILLESLADDTVVWDSQFADMERSGAGWLLRFKNGTTAYADIVVGADGANSKIRPFLTPIKPFFVGMTAVEGSVYDASEKVPEMVELVKGGKLFIFGDSKTLIVSAKGDGTLSFYAGFQSAADWGIHGTLLDWFKAEYKGWAPIYESLIANVSGGVIPRPQYCMPLDQDWEAQANLTMLGDAAHLMPPYAGEGVNMAMLDALELSRCLTEGKDMLAAIAKYERAMRERASATAAMTLEQTEVLHGPDAMQHMLALVS; encoded by the coding sequence ATGAAAAAAATAGCCATTGTAGGTGGAGGCCCTGGAGGATTGACGCTAGCGCGTCTATTGCAGGTAAAGGGTGTCTCGTCAGTAAAAGTATATGAGAGAGATATCAATAAGGATGCGAGGGTGCAGGGTGCGACCTTAGACTTGCATGAAGAGTCAGGTCTGGCGGCATTGCGTGAGGCTGGGTTAATACCGGCGTTTATGGCGAATTATCGTCCGGGGGCTGATAAGATCAGGATATTGGATAAGGATGCGAATATCATAGTGGACGAGCATGCAGGGGAGAAAGAGGAAAACAGGCCGGAGATAGACAGGGGGCCTTTGCGAAAGATCCTCCTCGAATCACTGGCTGATGATACGGTGGTATGGGATAGTCAGTTTGCAGATATGGAGAGAAGTGGAGCCGGGTGGTTACTGCGATTTAAGAATGGTACGACGGCGTATGCGGATATTGTGGTGGGTGCTGATGGGGCGAATTCTAAAATAAGGCCGTTTTTAACCCCGATAAAGCCGTTTTTCGTTGGGATGACAGCGGTAGAAGGAAGTGTGTATGATGCCTCTGAAAAAGTGCCTGAAATGGTTGAATTGGTGAAGGGAGGGAAGTTGTTCATCTTTGGGGATAGTAAGACGCTGATCGTAAGTGCGAAGGGAGATGGGACGTTGTCTTTTTATGCAGGGTTTCAATCTGCGGCGGATTGGGGGATACATGGTACTCTGTTGGATTGGTTTAAGGCTGAGTACAAAGGATGGGCGCCTATATATGAAAGTTTGATTGCGAATGTGTCAGGAGGTGTGATACCAAGGCCGCAATATTGTATGCCATTGGACCAGGATTGGGAGGCGCAGGCTAATTTGACAATGTTGGGGGATGCGGCGCATTTGATGCCTCCTTATGCAGGAGAGGGAGTGAATATGGCGATGCTGGATGCGTTGGAGTTGAGTCGTTGTTTGACGGAAGGGAAGGATATGCTTGCGGCGATTGCGAAGTATGAGAGAGCGATGAGGGAGCGGGCGTCGGCTACAGCAGCGATGACGTTGGAGCAGACGGAGGTGTTGCATGGGCCGGATGCGATGCAGCATATGTTGGCGCTAGTGTCATAA
- a CDS encoding HypC/HybG/HupF family hydrogenase formation chaperone → MCLAIPGKVIAIHEGEDALFRKGKVSFSGITREVSLCMVPEAALGDYVLVHVGVAIGVVNEEEAKEIFSYLEQMGDLEELL, encoded by the coding sequence ATGTGTCTGGCTATACCGGGAAAAGTCATCGCCATTCATGAAGGAGAAGATGCATTGTTCAGAAAAGGCAAAGTCTCTTTCAGTGGCATAACAAGAGAAGTGAGTCTTTGTATGGTGCCGGAAGCGGCGCTGGGTGACTATGTGTTGGTGCATGTGGGAGTGGCTATTGGAGTGGTGAATGAGGAAGAGGCGAAGGAGATCTTCTCGTATTTGGAGCAGATGGGAGATTTGGAGGAGTTATTGTGA
- a CDS encoding Crp/Fnr family transcriptional regulator: MIIHTDLLREWGAIRLTAEKGRVIFTEGEEAHYYYQIESGEVRMVNTSLNGKEFIQGIFVAGESFGEPPLFTGMGYPAAAVADSDSVILRLPKPTFIRLLKENPEIHYAFTTLLAMRLRQKSILSREMTCSEPAVLIRGVLKRYTVPELLQGRLRVTLTRQQIADMTGLRVETVIRTIRGMYKKGDLLVNKGKVYV, encoded by the coding sequence ATGATTATCCACACCGACCTGCTGCGGGAATGGGGTGCCATCCGGTTAACAGCGGAAAAAGGCCGGGTTATCTTTACCGAGGGGGAAGAAGCGCATTATTACTACCAGATTGAATCGGGAGAAGTCCGGATGGTGAATACGAGCCTGAATGGGAAGGAGTTTATACAGGGGATATTTGTAGCAGGAGAGTCATTTGGAGAGCCGCCGCTATTTACGGGTATGGGTTATCCGGCAGCGGCTGTAGCTGATAGTGATAGTGTTATTTTACGATTGCCGAAGCCCACGTTTATCCGGTTGCTGAAAGAGAATCCGGAGATACATTATGCATTTACAACTTTGCTGGCGATGCGGTTGAGACAGAAGTCTATTTTGTCAAGGGAGATGACATGTAGTGAGCCGGCGGTATTGATAAGAGGGGTATTGAAACGGTATACGGTGCCAGAGTTATTGCAGGGAAGGTTACGGGTAACGTTGACAAGGCAGCAGATTGCGGATATGACAGGGTTGAGAGTGGAAACGGTGATAAGAACGATCAGGGGGATGTATAAAAAAGGAGATTTGTTGGTGAATAAGGGGAAGGTGTATGTGTAA